The following are encoded in a window of Paraburkholderia sp. HP33-1 genomic DNA:
- a CDS encoding SDR family NAD(P)-dependent oxidoreductase — MDKVAVVTGGNRGLGLAATRQLAELGYLTVLGSRDVNAGEGAAGAFRSEQLAVYASQLDVSDSQSVDAFFEHVIEEYGRVDILLNSAGVYLEGAKGFREIDEATLLESINVNTIGAWRTCKAVAPHMIRQSYGRIVNVSSGWGALADMNANAAAYRISKAGLNALTRIVASDLAKYGDIKVNAVCPGWVRTRMGGPDAEVDADEAATHVVWAALFGENGPTGGFFKFRKSIAW; from the coding sequence ATGGACAAAGTTGCAGTGGTAACCGGCGGGAACAGGGGACTGGGGCTAGCAGCAACCAGGCAGCTGGCGGAACTCGGTTATTTGACAGTTCTCGGCTCGCGTGATGTCAACGCCGGAGAAGGAGCTGCTGGTGCGTTTCGTTCCGAGCAGCTTGCCGTATATGCTTCGCAACTCGACGTCTCCGACTCCCAAAGTGTCGATGCTTTCTTCGAACACGTTATTGAAGAATACGGTCGCGTCGATATCCTGCTAAACAGCGCAGGCGTTTATCTCGAGGGAGCGAAGGGATTTCGCGAGATTGACGAAGCAACCCTTTTGGAATCAATCAATGTTAATACAATTGGCGCATGGCGGACTTGCAAAGCGGTTGCTCCGCACATGATTCGCCAGTCTTACGGGCGAATTGTGAACGTCTCTTCCGGATGGGGCGCCCTTGCGGATATGAATGCCAACGCTGCCGCGTACAGGATTTCGAAGGCCGGACTGAATGCCCTTACCCGAATTGTCGCTTCTGATCTTGCGAAGTATGGCGATATTAAGGTCAATGCAGTGTGCCCGGGTTGGGTACGCACGCGAATGGGCGGACCTGATGCCGAGGTTGACGCCGACGAAGCTGCTACCCATGTCGTATGGGCTGCCCTCTTTGGTGAAAACGGCCCAACTGGTGGATTCTTCAAATTTCGGAAGTCAATTGCATGGTAA
- a CDS encoding glycosyltransferase gives MLPNRAVQLHGHAPGVTAQTAQPDSRHSSKYTRMDNPRLLITTYYSAFLNPGGGETELLTLIEGLRMSGIDADLYGPSSRPLSSYSSVLHFSVQADGLAMLQRAKSQQKRIFLWPNLWWNGPPNAEERQLVADFFKLSDKIIFKSQSEIENIRQYAPVNEEQILHIPAPVNPKFLNASNPGIFKRMYNLDKYVLWVGVLNRTKNQLTAIKALKSLDVPVVFIGYPNDKEYFDECRAAAPKHFLFIPQMPPASEILCSAVQSCALFLEVPLEPPGTSALEAALAGRPLVLSKGPWTSEHMGTRARTVDPHDEGAILEVVRDALRSPTQSDALSKEISRYHLTPRPLMPLVELIKRSAR, from the coding sequence GTGCTTCCCAACCGCGCGGTACAACTGCATGGCCACGCCCCGGGCGTTACGGCGCAAACAGCTCAACCTGATTCACGGCATTCGAGCAAGTACACACGTATGGATAATCCAAGACTTCTGATCACCACGTACTACAGTGCCTTTCTGAACCCCGGTGGCGGGGAAACTGAACTGCTGACGCTGATCGAAGGCCTGCGTATGTCAGGCATCGATGCCGATCTTTACGGGCCATCAAGCCGCCCGCTATCGTCGTATTCGTCCGTATTGCACTTCTCCGTGCAAGCGGATGGACTTGCCATGCTGCAAAGGGCCAAGTCGCAGCAAAAAAGGATTTTCCTGTGGCCCAATCTTTGGTGGAACGGCCCGCCCAACGCAGAAGAGCGTCAACTGGTCGCTGATTTTTTCAAACTTTCCGACAAGATTATTTTCAAATCTCAATCTGAAATTGAAAATATTCGACAATACGCGCCCGTCAACGAGGAGCAGATTCTCCACATTCCGGCTCCCGTCAACCCGAAATTCCTCAATGCATCGAATCCGGGCATCTTCAAGCGAATGTATAACCTTGATAAGTACGTGCTGTGGGTAGGTGTACTCAATCGAACCAAGAATCAACTGACCGCGATAAAAGCATTGAAAAGCCTGGACGTTCCAGTCGTCTTTATTGGATATCCGAACGACAAGGAATATTTCGATGAATGCCGTGCAGCAGCGCCGAAGCATTTTCTTTTTATTCCGCAGATGCCGCCGGCCTCAGAAATTCTCTGCTCGGCAGTGCAAAGCTGCGCGCTGTTCCTGGAGGTTCCGCTGGAACCGCCCGGAACATCGGCTCTCGAAGCCGCGCTGGCCGGACGCCCATTGGTATTGTCCAAGGGCCCGTGGACCAGCGAGCACATGGGCACGCGCGCACGCACTGTCGATCCGCACGACGAAGGCGCTATTCTCGAGGTCGTCAGGGACGCGCTGAGATCGCCAACACAAAGTGATGCACTGTCAAAAGAAATCTCACGGTACCATCTGACTCCGCGTCCCCTCATGCCCTTGGTCGAGTTGATCAAGCGCAGCGCACGTTGA
- a CDS encoding glycosyltransferase, which translates to MTQSRPVDSDTFDFSVVVPCHNESGYIENLLHDLSVQTIGTESFEVVVVDNNSSDNTNEVVWDFACHARKVNVRLVHEYEPGVSYARNSGARAAKGTTLIFLDADNRVSPSFLSDVSYTMHAKNSVAGTIRTMPDVARASALWVFWILELIKVFLGRPFGKSYVQRRLYEDSQGYNERIVLGENLDFLIRVKALAKKEGRVFGHIRRPIYCSLRRFNSQGYVRVLMPWFAAYCGLFNLKYQTMTSIKGQNTG; encoded by the coding sequence ATGACTCAGTCTCGGCCAGTGGACAGTGACACATTCGACTTCTCAGTCGTCGTTCCATGCCACAACGAAAGCGGCTATATCGAGAATCTGCTGCACGATCTTTCGGTACAGACAATCGGCACGGAAAGCTTCGAGGTCGTCGTGGTCGACAACAATTCCTCGGACAACACCAACGAGGTTGTTTGGGACTTTGCGTGTCACGCGCGGAAGGTGAACGTCCGTCTGGTGCACGAATACGAACCAGGTGTTTCGTATGCGCGCAACTCGGGAGCACGAGCCGCGAAGGGAACCACATTGATCTTCCTCGATGCGGACAACCGCGTCTCGCCGAGCTTTCTCTCGGACGTTTCGTACACGATGCATGCGAAGAATAGTGTCGCAGGTACGATCCGGACCATGCCGGACGTCGCGCGAGCCAGTGCGTTATGGGTATTCTGGATCCTCGAGTTGATCAAGGTCTTTTTGGGCCGGCCTTTCGGAAAAAGCTATGTTCAGAGGCGACTGTATGAGGACAGCCAAGGCTATAACGAACGGATCGTTCTTGGGGAAAATCTCGATTTTCTGATTCGCGTGAAGGCACTCGCCAAAAAGGAAGGACGAGTATTCGGGCACATCCGGCGCCCAATCTACTGCTCATTGAGACGGTTCAACTCGCAAGGCTATGTGCGCGTGTTGATGCCGTGGTTCGCCGCCTATTGCGGACTCTTCAACCTGAAGTATCAGACAATGACTTCGATCAAAGGTCAGAACACCGGCTAG
- a CDS encoding IS4/Tn5 family transposase DNA-binding protein, with the protein MAQATQSWAAMEFRSIDLGEKRLNRRAVLLAEQLSGSPLASIPEECGGWAETAAAYRFLAQDRLEWSDILDLMVKAHEIGCPADWLLRSRHSRISSWPRGVLEPTIHSDDAPFLPIVAERLFSTYLSLHPELKVAAYPIEGDRVLDYCVSDFERAIVRYMQKPIGAADRVPVFPPEQIALMNLLCTLSQKYVRAFLVHPAPAHRATDRLRPERQVGMRRGRRRDRVGSHRYALIRVNERRC; encoded by the coding sequence ATGGCGCAAGCGACGCAGAGCTGGGCGGCGATGGAATTCAGGAGTATCGATCTGGGCGAAAAGCGTCTGAACCGGCGGGCAGTCCTGTTGGCCGAGCAACTGTCAGGAAGTCCGTTGGCAAGTATCCCTGAAGAGTGCGGCGGCTGGGCCGAGACGGCGGCGGCTTACCGGTTTCTGGCGCAGGACAGGCTGGAATGGTCCGACATTCTCGACTTGATGGTGAAGGCGCACGAGATCGGATGTCCGGCGGACTGGCTGCTGCGCTCCCGGCACAGTCGCATCTCGAGCTGGCCGCGTGGTGTGCTGGAGCCCACGATCCATTCGGACGACGCACCGTTCCTGCCGATCGTGGCCGAGCGTCTGTTCAGCACGTATCTGTCGCTGCATCCCGAGCTGAAGGTGGCCGCCTATCCGATCGAGGGAGACCGGGTGCTGGACTATTGCGTGAGCGATTTCGAAAGAGCCATCGTGCGCTACATGCAAAAGCCGATTGGCGCCGCCGATCGCGTGCCGGTCTTTCCGCCCGAGCAGATTGCGCTGATGAATTTGCTGTGCACGCTCTCGCAGAAGTACGTGCGCGCATTTCTCGTTCACCCCGCACCCGCACACCGGGCAACCGATCGACTTCGACCGGAACGGCAGGTAGGGATGCGAAGGGGGAGGCGGCGCGATCGGGTTGGATCGCACCGCTACGCGTTGATACGCGTCAACGAGCGCCGGTGCTGA
- a CDS encoding glycosyltransferase family 4 protein yields MTLRVCAPDIFSGDAVGNHCIGFVRMAERLGMTAELYASGFEEGTNGVRPLDALFDEVARDDVVLLSYSIFDPYLERIIALDCKKICYFHGVTDPQLLRALEPRTAQLCEKALAQLPLLADFDTVVANSRSTAASLAGIVAADAIKVVPPIFPDMYVFQREGPRKGRKRHEPNLLMVGRVVPHKRIEDGIEILSLLKQHAFGATLSIVGSTPNYDYLKFLINHARRLGVLEQIDFKGMLDDADLFECYESTNALLAMSRHEGFCVPVLEAMHYGKPVFVRGGTAAQEICPPDCVFDTHAELAAWIPVIMERLGQNHGRSPIDAAFVKHADGVLQRASDEVWRDIFIGAGVVVTSAPARSRASAAGVSATKR; encoded by the coding sequence ATGACGCTGCGGGTATGTGCTCCGGACATTTTCTCGGGCGATGCGGTGGGCAACCACTGCATCGGTTTCGTACGCATGGCTGAACGTCTCGGCATGACGGCCGAGCTGTATGCAAGCGGTTTCGAGGAGGGAACAAATGGAGTGCGCCCGCTTGACGCGTTGTTTGACGAGGTCGCCCGCGACGATGTAGTCCTGCTCAGTTACTCGATCTTCGATCCGTACCTCGAACGGATCATCGCGCTCGACTGCAAAAAGATCTGCTACTTCCATGGGGTGACAGATCCGCAATTGCTGCGCGCGCTGGAACCGCGCACCGCGCAGTTGTGCGAGAAGGCGCTCGCGCAACTGCCTTTGCTTGCGGACTTCGACACGGTCGTCGCGAATTCGCGCAGCACCGCAGCGAGCCTCGCCGGCATCGTCGCGGCGGACGCGATCAAGGTCGTGCCACCGATCTTTCCGGATATGTACGTGTTCCAGCGCGAAGGACCGCGTAAGGGCCGCAAGCGCCACGAGCCGAACCTGCTGATGGTGGGGCGCGTGGTGCCGCACAAACGCATCGAGGACGGCATCGAGATTCTGTCGCTGCTGAAACAGCATGCCTTCGGCGCGACGCTGAGCATCGTCGGCAGCACACCGAACTACGATTATCTGAAGTTTCTGATCAATCACGCGCGGCGTCTCGGCGTGCTGGAACAGATCGACTTCAAGGGCATGCTCGACGACGCCGATCTGTTCGAGTGCTACGAATCGACCAACGCCCTTCTTGCGATGAGCCGCCACGAGGGCTTCTGCGTGCCGGTGCTCGAAGCGATGCACTACGGCAAGCCGGTGTTCGTACGCGGTGGCACGGCCGCTCAGGAGATTTGCCCGCCCGACTGCGTGTTCGACACCCATGCCGAACTCGCCGCGTGGATACCGGTGATCATGGAGCGCCTCGGCCAGAACCACGGCCGCAGTCCGATCGATGCGGCCTTCGTCAAGCACGCCGACGGCGTGCTGCAACGTGCCAGCGACGAGGTGTGGCGCGACATATTCATCGGCGCCGGTGTCGTCGTGACGAGCGCGCCCGCACGTTCGCGCGCGAGTGCGGCCGGCGTGTCCGCTACGAAAAGATAG
- a CDS encoding chondroitin 4-O-sulfotransferase, with protein MKPVFFIHPPKSGGSTVISFFDLNLDRDQFINFLWGGVFWDKTRARFLASGVGGGHYPFGIHRSLKMPLEYCSILRNPLSRQTSHYWYARNGKNGEVARGMAVSEFEALAQRGEVSLNEWVSGSYGGKNLFVQMLSGHGDVRRESLEIAIEHLRQHIPTVGLCEDMSDFLLRLCGRTGMRLPFYIRTNVTEGVPKEHSPLSEQARQKFIEDNQLDYELYQHVSDEVARERESYGDVYTRAIEVVRAIQARIDVLENPYIHGSTSTVFGFSENDLRTVREVATSSDLSAIDAYIELAQSRRRECADLFDGFVDVVRDDMVLGWAVNLSDPEKRVPIEIWVQGKRVAMTLTGEQRPDVAAAGYPTDHCGFAVQLPDEAREGFSVTIGGSAQTLQRAGTWQQGWHMV; from the coding sequence GTGAAGCCTGTATTCTTCATTCATCCCCCGAAAAGCGGTGGTTCCACGGTCATTTCCTTTTTTGACCTGAATCTCGACCGCGATCAATTCATCAACTTCTTGTGGGGTGGTGTATTTTGGGACAAGACGCGAGCGCGATTCTTGGCCAGCGGAGTCGGCGGCGGCCATTATCCGTTCGGTATTCACCGAAGCCTCAAGATGCCGTTGGAATATTGCAGTATTTTGCGCAATCCGCTCAGTCGGCAGACCTCGCACTACTGGTACGCGCGTAATGGCAAGAACGGCGAGGTCGCGCGCGGGATGGCGGTCTCCGAATTTGAAGCGCTAGCGCAACGCGGTGAAGTCTCATTGAACGAGTGGGTGAGCGGTTCGTACGGCGGCAAGAACCTGTTCGTGCAAATGCTGAGCGGTCATGGCGACGTGCGACGTGAGAGCCTCGAAATCGCAATTGAGCACCTCCGGCAACATATCCCGACAGTTGGCCTGTGTGAAGACATGAGCGATTTTTTGCTTCGTCTATGCGGTAGAACGGGAATGCGTTTGCCGTTCTACATCCGCACGAATGTGACCGAGGGTGTGCCCAAAGAGCATTCACCGCTGTCCGAACAAGCTCGTCAGAAGTTTATCGAGGACAATCAACTAGACTATGAGTTGTACCAGCATGTGAGCGATGAGGTCGCGCGGGAAAGGGAGTCGTACGGCGATGTCTATACCCGGGCGATTGAGGTTGTTCGTGCGATCCAGGCGCGGATCGACGTGCTCGAGAATCCCTATATTCACGGGTCGACGTCGACAGTTTTCGGATTCAGCGAAAACGATTTGCGCACGGTGCGCGAGGTTGCCACCTCGTCGGATCTGTCCGCGATCGATGCGTATATTGAACTCGCTCAGTCTCGTCGACGCGAATGTGCTGACCTGTTCGACGGTTTCGTCGACGTCGTGAGGGACGACATGGTGCTAGGCTGGGCGGTGAACCTGAGCGACCCGGAGAAACGCGTGCCGATCGAGATATGGGTGCAGGGAAAACGGGTCGCGATGACGTTGACTGGCGAGCAGAGGCCAGATGTTGCCGCAGCGGGCTATCCAACTGATCATTGTGGCTTTGCTGTTCAACTGCCGGACGAGGCGCGGGAAGGGTTCAGCGTTACGATTGGCGGGTCTGCGCAAACGTTACAACGCGCAGGGACCTGGCAGCAAGGGTGGCATATGGTGTAA
- a CDS encoding glycosyltransferase family 4 protein, whose protein sequence is MINLGTKKNKTGWLAEYRHPSPGDLFCLPSAIYFLMKFRADLARFNSKVLNDRVTLYFWWEMSARETYPDFNWVLRQEDLEYLRQLDNDTLIERHPDAVTYWLGSTKPSVLDAKHLSETLHEPVTVIEEAGLQLPKLLTMIVRNRDDLSRAFNLSTLTGYLNILDWWEQYGQVTCPRMTWRTPISWPGLLEPIDAPDSSAMPFPRFLALVTTERPDLRSAFDLNSFTSRLNALSWWEDHGQREYPRIKWSQPPIGGFMLEPEAPPADGGPYVPRFLCEIYKDRPDLQATFDLQSLRGRLSCLSWWIEHGQHQYRSIKWVPPTTPGLMFEPEWGTHADWLPVPRFLRLLHSERRDLQQLCSLDSFTGRLKCLSWWIEHGQHQYPALHWGVPAVPDNLFSMEAGEQGALPLLPRFLLLIWSERPDLQASFNLESFRERLGFIAWWEKHGHDEYNAIKWSPTHLAEEPPIQSPPPTTPTTAALMFEPEWGTHTDWLPVPRFLRLLHGERQDLQELGSLGSFTGRLKCLSWWIEAGQHQYPALHWVMPALPDSLFSMEAGEQGALPLLPRFLLLIWSERPDLQVSFDLNSFSARLGFISWWDMHGHDEYCAVKWSPTHLAEELARIDDEQPADDTLLPRFLTMIARDRPDLRKAYNLNTAQGRDQLVQWWNEWASTEYPLVGSLKVRWAESDSADDEADEDPREPARYHARVEGAGYDFGVNIIGFPQGVLGLGEDARMAARVLQLSSTPVTLLNAPMAGPARLEHSVDHLIGEELKYNISLICLPAPEMVRLALEGGRKLIDAPTHKIGAWPWELPHWPNAFGNVHQMVDEIWAQSRFVASVYSRLGNTPVYQMPMAVEVPAPVDPKRERFGLPTNEFLFYLMFDGNSWLSRKNPLAGVQAFKQAFGNRSPGVGLVIKAMNVRDDDPVWRAVLDLAAGDSRIHIMSERLSRQDSTDFMTCCDAYISLHRSEGFGRVIAEAMALGQPVVVTNFSGNVDFCDPDTAFLVDGDLVPLRPGDYLFAEGQYWCDPDVSIAAEQLKRMIDDAPLRERIALAGKTRIERDYSVEAVARAYARRLTDIAEAKTK, encoded by the coding sequence TTGATTAATCTGGGAACCAAAAAAAACAAGACCGGATGGTTGGCCGAGTACCGCCACCCATCGCCAGGGGACCTGTTCTGCCTGCCGAGCGCGATCTACTTTCTGATGAAGTTCAGAGCCGATCTCGCGCGCTTCAATTCCAAGGTGCTGAACGACCGCGTCACGCTGTACTTCTGGTGGGAAATGTCGGCACGCGAAACGTATCCGGATTTCAACTGGGTACTGCGCCAGGAAGATCTGGAGTATTTGCGTCAACTCGATAACGACACGCTGATCGAGCGTCATCCGGACGCCGTCACGTACTGGCTCGGCTCGACCAAACCGAGCGTGCTCGATGCGAAGCATCTGAGCGAGACGCTGCACGAGCCCGTCACGGTGATCGAAGAAGCCGGCCTGCAATTGCCGAAGCTGCTGACCATGATCGTGCGCAATCGCGACGATCTTTCCCGGGCGTTCAACCTGAGCACGCTGACCGGCTATCTCAACATCCTCGACTGGTGGGAACAGTACGGCCAGGTCACGTGCCCGCGTATGACGTGGCGCACGCCGATCTCATGGCCCGGCCTGCTGGAACCGATCGATGCGCCCGACTCCAGCGCGATGCCGTTTCCGCGCTTCCTCGCGCTGGTCACGACCGAGCGGCCCGATCTGCGCAGCGCGTTCGACCTGAACAGCTTCACCTCGCGGCTCAACGCGCTCAGCTGGTGGGAAGACCACGGCCAGCGCGAGTATCCGCGCATCAAGTGGTCGCAGCCGCCGATCGGCGGCTTCATGCTCGAACCCGAAGCACCTCCCGCGGACGGCGGCCCTTACGTGCCGCGCTTCCTTTGCGAGATCTACAAGGACCGGCCGGACCTGCAGGCGACCTTCGATCTGCAATCGCTGCGGGGGCGGCTCAGCTGCCTGTCGTGGTGGATCGAACATGGCCAGCATCAGTACCGCTCGATCAAATGGGTGCCGCCCACCACGCCCGGCCTGATGTTCGAGCCCGAATGGGGCACGCATGCCGACTGGCTGCCGGTGCCGCGCTTCCTGCGGCTGCTGCACAGCGAGCGCCGGGACCTGCAGCAGCTCTGCTCGCTCGACAGCTTCACCGGGCGCCTCAAGTGTCTGTCGTGGTGGATCGAGCACGGGCAGCACCAGTATCCGGCGCTTCACTGGGGCGTCCCGGCGGTGCCCGACAACCTGTTCAGCATGGAAGCCGGCGAGCAAGGCGCGCTGCCGCTGCTGCCGCGCTTCCTGCTGCTGATCTGGAGCGAGCGGCCCGACCTGCAGGCGTCGTTCAATCTGGAGAGCTTCCGCGAGCGGCTCGGCTTCATTGCGTGGTGGGAGAAACACGGGCACGACGAGTACAACGCGATCAAATGGTCGCCGACTCATCTCGCCGAAGAACCCCCGATCCAATCGCCGCCGCCCACGACACCCACAACGGCCGCGCTGATGTTCGAGCCCGAATGGGGCACGCACACAGACTGGCTGCCGGTGCCGCGCTTTCTGCGGCTGCTGCACGGCGAGCGCCAGGATCTGCAGGAACTCGGCTCGCTCGGCAGCTTCACCGGACGGCTGAAGTGCCTGTCGTGGTGGATCGAGGCCGGACAGCACCAGTATCCGGCGCTTCACTGGGTCATGCCGGCGTTGCCCGACAGCCTGTTCAGCATGGAAGCTGGCGAACAAGGCGCGCTGCCGCTGCTGCCGCGCTTTTTGCTGCTGATCTGGAGCGAGCGGCCCGACCTGCAGGTGTCGTTCGATCTGAACAGCTTCAGCGCGCGGCTCGGCTTCATCTCGTGGTGGGACATGCACGGGCACGACGAGTACTGCGCGGTCAAATGGTCGCCGACTCATCTCGCCGAAGAACTCGCGAGAATCGACGACGAGCAGCCGGCCGACGATACACTGCTGCCGCGCTTCCTGACGATGATCGCGCGCGACCGCCCCGATCTGCGTAAAGCGTACAACCTGAACACCGCGCAAGGCCGCGATCAGCTCGTGCAATGGTGGAACGAGTGGGCGTCGACCGAATATCCGCTGGTCGGCTCGCTCAAGGTGCGCTGGGCCGAATCCGACTCCGCCGACGACGAAGCCGATGAGGACCCGCGCGAGCCTGCGCGCTATCACGCGCGCGTCGAAGGTGCCGGTTACGACTTCGGCGTCAACATCATCGGCTTCCCGCAAGGCGTGCTCGGCCTCGGCGAAGACGCGCGCATGGCCGCGCGCGTGCTGCAACTGTCGTCGACGCCGGTCACGCTTCTCAATGCGCCGATGGCCGGACCCGCGCGCCTCGAACATTCGGTCGATCATCTGATCGGCGAAGAGCTCAAGTACAACATCAGCCTGATCTGCCTGCCGGCACCGGAGATGGTGCGGCTCGCGCTGGAAGGCGGCCGCAAACTGATCGACGCGCCCACGCACAAGATCGGCGCATGGCCGTGGGAATTGCCCCACTGGCCGAACGCGTTCGGCAACGTGCATCAGATGGTCGATGAAATCTGGGCGCAGAGCCGCTTCGTGGCGAGCGTCTACAGCCGGCTCGGCAACACGCCGGTCTATCAGATGCCGATGGCGGTCGAGGTGCCCGCGCCAGTCGACCCGAAGCGCGAGCGTTTCGGCCTGCCGACCAACGAGTTCCTGTTCTACCTGATGTTCGACGGCAACTCGTGGCTGAGCCGCAAGAATCCGCTCGCAGGCGTACAGGCGTTCAAGCAGGCGTTCGGCAACCGCTCGCCGGGAGTCGGGCTCGTCATCAAGGCGATGAACGTGCGCGACGACGACCCGGTGTGGCGCGCCGTGCTCGACCTCGCCGCGGGCGACAGCCGCATCCACATCATGTCCGAGCGCCTGAGCCGTCAGGATTCGACCGACTTCATGACCTGCTGCGACGCCTACATTTCGCTGCACCGTAGCGAAGGCTTCGGCCGCGTGATCGCCGAGGCGATGGCGTTGGGGCAGCCGGTCGTCGTCACGAACTTCTCGGGCAACGTCGACTTCTGCGACCCCGACACCGCGTTCCTCGTGGACGGCGACCTCGTGCCGCTGCGGCCCGGCGACTACCTGTTCGCCGAGGGTCAGTACTGGTGCGATCCGGATGTGTCGATTGCGGCAGAACAGCTCAAACGTATGATCGACGATGCGCCACTCCGTGAGCGCATCGCACTGGCGGGGAAGACACGCATCGAGCGCGACTACTCAGTTGAAGCAGTCGCACGCGCGTATGCGCGACGCTTGACCGACATTGCAGAGGCGAAGACAAAATGA